The following DNA comes from Palaemon carinicauda isolate YSFRI2023 chromosome 22, ASM3689809v2, whole genome shotgun sequence.
ggaaaatatcagaaatgaaaatgaagtaatgaagagagaacaaaatcagaaaaatgaactagtaaaggaattgaaaaaggaagttggtgaattgaaggcagaaaaagctaaactggaatctggatgcatcgaaaaagaccttcagatgaaggaacatgaaaacttgatggaaaatatcagaaatgaaaatgaagtaatgaagagagaacaaaatcagaaaaatgaactagtaaaggaattgaaaaaggaagttggtgaattgaaggcagaaaaagctaaactggaatctggatgtatcgaaaaagaccttcagatgaaggaacatgataacttgatggaaaatatcagaaatgaaaatgaagtaatgaagagagaacaaaatcagaaaaatgaactagtaaaggaattgaaaaaggaagttggtgaattgaaggcagaaaaagctaaactggaatctggatgcatcgaaaaagaccttcagatgaaggaacatgaaaacttgatggaaaatatcagaaatgaaaatgaagtaatgaagagagaacaaaatcagaaaaatgaactagtaaaggaattgaaaaaggaagttggtgaattgaaggcagaaaaagctaaactggaatctggatgcatcgaaaaagaccttcagatgaaggaacatgaaaacttgatggaaaatatcagaaatgaaaatgaagtaatgaagagagaacaaaatcagaaaaatgaactagttaaggaattgaaaaaggaagttggtgaattgaaggcagtaaaagataaactggaatctgaatgcgttgaaaaataccttcagatgaaggaacatgaaaacttgatggaaaatatcagaaatgaaaatgaagtaatgaagagagaacaaaatcagaaaaatgaactagttaaggaattgaaaaaggaagttggtgaattgaaggcagtaaaagataaactggaatctgaatgcatcgaaaaagaccttcagatgaaggaacatgaaaacttgatggaaaatatcagaaatgaaaatgaagtaatgaagagagaacaaaatcagaaaaatgaactagttaaggaattgaaaaaggaagttggtgaattgaaggcagaaaaagctaaactggaatctggatgcatcgaaaaagaccttcagatgaaggaacatgaaaacttgatggaaaatatcagaaatgaaaatgaagtaatgaagagagaacaaaatcagaaaaatgaactagtaaaggaattgaaaaaggaagttggtgaattgaaggcagaaaaagctaaactggaatctggatgcatcgaaaaagaccttcagatgaaggaacatgaaaacttgatggaaaatatcagaaatgaaaatgaagtaatgaagagagaacaaaatcagaaaaatgaactagtaaaggaattgaaaaaggaagttggtgaattgaaggcagaaaaagctaaactggaatctggatgcatcgaaaaagaccttcagatgaaggaacatgaaaacttgatggaaaatatcagaaatgaaaatgaagtaatgaagagagaacaaaatcagaaaaatgaactagttaaggaattgaaaaaggaagttggtgaattgaaggcagtaaaagataaactggaatctgaatgcatcgaaaaagaccttcagatgaaggaacatgaaaacttgatggaaaatatcagaaatgaaaatgaagtaatgaagagagaacaaaatcagaaaaatgaactagttaaggaattgaaaaaggaagttggtgaattgaaggcagaaaaagctaaactggaatctggatgcatcgaaaaagaccttcagatgaaggaacatgaaaacttgatggaaaatatcagaaatgaaaatgaagtaatgaagagagaacaaaatcagaaaaatgaactagtaaaggaattgaaaaaggaagttggtgaattgaaggcagaaaaagctaaactggaatctggatgcatcgaaaaagaccttcagatgaaggaacatgaaaacttgatggaaaatatcagaaatgaaaatgaagtaatgaagagagaacaaaatcagaaaaatgaactagttaaggaattgaaaaaggaagttggtgaattgaaggcagtaaaagataaactggaatctggatgcatcgaaaaagaccttcagatgaaggaacatgaaaacttgatggaaaatatcagaaatgaaaatgaagtaatgaagagagaacaaaatcagaaaaatgaactagtaaaggaattgaaaaaggaagttggtgaattgaaggcagaaaaagctaaactggaatctggatgcatcgaaaaagaccttcagatgaaggaacatgaaaacttgatggaaaatatcagaaatgaaaatgaagtaatgaagagagaacaaaatcagaaaaatgaactagtaaaggaattgaaaaaggaagttggtgaattgaaggcagaaaaagctaaactggaatctggatgcatcgaaaaagaccttcagatgaaggaacatgaaaacttgatggaaaatatcagaaatgaaaatgaagtaatgaagagagaacaaaatccgaaaaatgaactagttaaggaattgaaaaaggaagttggtgaattgaaggcagtaaaagataaactggaatctgaatgcgttgaaaaataccttcagatgaaggaacatgaaaacttgatggaaaatatcagaaatgaaaatgaagtaatgaagagagaacaaaatcagaaaaatgaactagttaaggaattgaaaaaggaagttggtgaattgaaggcagtaaaagataaactggaatctgaatgcgttgaaaaataccttcagatgaaggaacatgaaaacttgatggaaaatatcagaaatgaaaatgaagtaatgaaaagagaacaaaatcagaaaaatgaactagttaaggaattgaaaaaggaagttggtgaattgaaggcagtaaaagataaactggaatctgaatgcatcgaaaaagaccttcagatgaaggaacatgaaaacttgatggaaaatatcagaaatgaaaatgaagtaatgaagagagaacaaaatcagaaaaatgaactagtaaaggaattgaaaaaggaagttggtgaattgaaggcagaaaaagctaaactggaatctggatgcatcgaaaaagaccttcagatgaaggaacatgaaaacttgatggaaaatatcagaaatgaaaatgaagtaatgaagagagaacaaaatcagaaaaatgaactagtaaaggaattgaaaaaggaagttggtgaattgaaggcagaaaaagctaaactggaatctggatgtatcgaaaaagaccttcagatgaaggaacatgataacttgatggaaaatatcagaaatgaaaatgaagtaatgaagagagaacaaaatcagaaaaatgaactagtaaaggaattgaaaaaggaagttggtgaattgaaggcagaaaaagctaaactggaatctggatgcatcgaaaaagaccttcagatgaaggaacatgaaaacttgatggaaaatatcagaaatgaaaatgaagtaatgaagagagaacaaaatcagaaaaatgaactagtaaaggaattgaaaaaggaagttggtgaattgaaggcagaaaaagctaaactggaatctggatgcatcgaaaaagaccttcagatgaaggaacatgaaaacttgatggaaaatatcagaaatgaaaatgaagtaatgaagagagaacaaaatcagaaaaatgaactagttaaggaattgaaaaaggaagttggtgaattgaaggcagtaaaagataaactggaatctgaatgcgttgaaaaataccttcagatgaaggaacatgaaaacttgatggaaaatatcagaaatgaaaatgaagtaatgaagagagaacaaaatcagaaaaatgaactagttaaggaattgaaaaaggaagttggtgaattgaaggcagtaaaagataaactggaatctgaatgcatcgaaaaagaccttcagatgaaggaacatgaaaacttgatggaaaatatcagaaatgaaaatgaagtaatgaagagagaacaaaatcagaaaaatgaactagttaaggaattgaaaaaggaagttggtgaattgaaggcagaaaaagctaaactggaatctggatgcatcgaaaaagaccttcagatgaaggaacatgaaaacttgatggaaaatatcagaaatgaaaatgaagtaatgaagagagaacaaaatcagaaaaatgaactagtaaaggaattgaaaaaggaagttggtgaattgaaggcagaaaaagctaaactggaatctggatgcatcgaaaaagaccttcagatgaaggaacatgaaaacttgatggaaaatatcagaaatgaaaatgaagtaatgaagagagaacaaaatcagaaaaatgaactagtaaaggaattgaaaaaggaagttggtgaattgaaggcagaaaaagctaaactggaatctggatgcatcgaaaaagaccttcagatgaaggaacatgaaaacttgatggaaaatatcagaaatgaaaatgaagtaatgaagagagaacaaaatcagaaaaatgaactagttaaggaattgaaaaaggaagttggtgaattgaaggcagtaaaagataaactggaatctgaatgcatcgaaaaagaccttcagatgaaggaacatgaaaacttgatggaaaatatcagaaatgaaaatgaagtaatgaagagagaacaaaatcagaaaaatgaactagttaaggaattgaaaaaggaagttggtgaattgaaggcagaaaaagctaaactggaatctggatgcatcgaaaaagaccttcagatgaaggaacatgaaaacttgatggaaaatatcagaaatgaaaatgaagtaatgaagagagaacaaaatcagaaaaatgaactagtaaaggaattgaaaaaggaagttggtgaattgaaggcagaaaaagctaaactggaatctggatgcatcgaaaaagaccttcagatgaaggaacatgaaaacttgatggaaaatatcagaaatgaaaatgaagtaatgaagagagaacaaaatcagaaaaatgaactagttaaggaattgaaaaaggaagttggtgaattgaaggcagtaaaagataaactggaatctgaatgcatcgaaaaagaccttcagatgaaggaacatgaaaacttgatggaaaatatcagaaatgaaaatgaaataatgaagagagaacaaaatcagaaaaatgaactagttaaggaattgaaaaaggaagttggtgaattgaaggcagtaaaagataaactggaatctgaatgcgttgaaaaataccttcagatgaaggaacatgaaaacttgatggaaaatatcagtaatgaaaatgaagtaatgaagagagaacaaaatcagaaaaatgaactagttaaggaattgaaaaaggaagttggtgaattgaaggcagtaaaagataaactggaatctgaatgcgttgaaaaataccttcagatgaaggaacatgaaaacttgatggaaaatatcagaaatgaaaatgaagtaatgaacagagaacaaaatcagaaaaatgaactagttaaggaattgaaaaaggaagttggtgaattgaaggcagaaaaagctaaactggaatctggatgcatcgaaaaagaccttcagatgaaggaacatgaaaacttgatggaaaatatcagaaatgaaaatgaagtactgaagagagagaacaaaatcagaaaaatgaactagtaaaggaattgaaaaaggaagttggtgaattgaaggcagaaaaagctaaactggaatctgaatgcgtcgaaaaagaccttcagataaaGGAACGTGAAAAATTGATGGAAttcatcagaaatgaaaatgaagtagtgaagaaagaacaaattgagaaaaatgaactagtaaaggaattgaaaaaggaagttggtgaattgaaggaagaaagagagaaacttGAAGCTGACTAGgtgcaagattatgaaaaactggAATATTTGTGCAAAATAAAAGACCTTGAAATAATGGAACGAAATATGATTGCGAAGTTtgaaactgaaaataaagaaatgaagatgGCGCAAAGTAAGAACACAGAGCAACTGCATAAACTGAAAAGTGTAGTTTGTGAACTGAATGCAGAAAAAGAGAAGCTGGTAGCTGAGAAGGCGGAAGTTCATAAAGCTGGGAATAAGGATGAACATAAGAGGAAAAACTTATTGATGGCTGCATTATATGCGCAGATGAATAACAGGCACAAAGAGGCAGTAGATATTTTCACCGAAGCCTTGAGTATGGAGACGCACTACGAAGAAGAAACAGCTCTTCTGCATGTCCTTCGGGCTGAAGCGAACTCGGCTACTGAGAAGCCTCCTAATATGGATATTGTATTGGACTGTTCGATGGCTATCGAGAAAGGTCTGGAAGGGTGGAAAGCGTATATGTTACGAGGGAGGCACCTCGTCAAACTTGGCATTTTCGACGCTGCCATGAAGGACTTTGAAAcggtaaaaatgaaaaaatctgaGAAACTTTTGAAAATTAGGGAAGCTACTAAAGTACTACAAAAAGAATGGGAAGAAAAGGGTCACTATGAGATTCTGGGTTTGGAACAGACAGCCACAAAGGCAGAAATTATAAAATCCTTCAGGGACTTGTCTATGCTGTTCCACCCAGACGGACATCGGGACAAACCCGAATTCCTACAGGAGGCATTCGAGAAGTACAAAAAGGTGGTCAACGCTAAACTTATCCTAGTGGACGGAGGAAATCGAAGAGATTATGATGAAGAGCTACGCCATGAGAAGGAATACGATCACTGGGAGAGGAAGGGTGGCCAGTGGTATCACCAGGAGCCACCGAGGCATCAGCCAGGGCAGTGGAACCAACATCGGCAATACAATCAAGGACGGCCAAGATGGGAAGAGCATCGTCGGTACCATCACGGACCAAGAAGGGATCATCGTCAGGGGAACGACCACCAATACTATTATTAAGGATATCACAATGTGTAAAGGAACTACCATTGCAGTTTGGTGCAGTGAACATGAaatgaaaatccaaaaaaaataaataaataaataaataaaaaataaaaaaaaataaaatagaaaaataatcatatatatatatatatatatatatatatatatatatatatatatacacacatatgcatatatatagtgcataaatattttcagtataagtttcagttgaatttttcagtttagtgctgtgaacttagaaaaaaataaaaatccaaaaaaataaaaataaaaaaatcccccccaaaaaatttaaatccgaagaaaaaaatataccgtatatatatagatatatatatccgtatatatatatagatatatatatatatatatatatatatatatagatatatatatagatatatatatatatatatatatatatatatatatatatatatatatatatatatatatatatatatatatatatatatatatatatatatatatatatctatatatacacacatatatatatatagtagaaactatttttagtataagtttcagttgaattttttagcataagtttcagttgaattctCCAATTCAGtgctaaaatgtatatatatatattgggaaattATTGTTGGTATAAGTTTCATATGAGTTTtacagtttagtgctgtgaactgaaaaaaaaaaaaaaaaaaaaaaaaattaaaaatgaaaatatccaaaaaaatccaaaaaaaaaatatgtataatggaaaatattttttgtataagtttcagttgatttttagtttagtttagtttagtttgataaagattcacctgtactgtttctttgttaggtggacagatgcagaagaaacaagtttgacttcttttagtacgctgtttccACTCAAAAAGATTCCATTGTTCTCGTATAGTGGATAAGGAATTTGTTTAgggcattaaaagaaaaaaaaaaaaaaaatatatatatatatatatatatatatatatatatatatatttatatggaaaaatattttttagtaaaagtttcagttgaattttttagtTTAATGCCGCGAACATACAAAAATTGAAAATCGAAaaaactaaaaagtaaaaaaaaagaaaaaaatacaacaaaaaataaaaaaaaaaataaaaaaaaaatatgtatagtggaaaatattttttgtataagtttcagttgagttttagtttagtttggtttagtttttagttttagtttagttttgtgagGAAATAAGTATTTATGTAAGGCCTTAAAGATGCAAATGGAATAATCTtcgagatggactcagcagagagaagaaatctccgcttgttttggaatgcactgttccttgacaaagattcacttgtactgtttctttgtcaggtggacagatgcagaagacacaagtctgactttttttagtatgctgtgtcctctcaagaagattccattttactggaatagtggaatagGAATATGTTGATGTTtgtgaacatatgaaaaaatagaaaatctaaaaaaataagaaGTGGATTCCAGCATCCCAGATCCAAAGGGAATAATCTAagagatggactcagcagaaggaagaagtctcacttgttttggAATCcactattccttgataaagattcacttgtactgtttctttgtcaggtggacagatgcagaagccacgagtctgactttttttagtatgctgtgtcctctcaagaagattccattttactggaatagtggatcaggaatatgtgtAGTGCTGTgaacataggaaaaaaaaattagaaaataaaaaacaagtaTAAAATTTGAGAAAtccaaaaatattataataaacaaaatgaaatatggaGTTCGACCTTACAGATGCAAAGCGAATAATTTACAAGATgggctcagcagagggaagaagtcccacttgctttggaatgcactgttccttgataaagatttacttgtactgtctctttatcaagtggacagatgcagaagaaacaagtctgacttcttttggAACGCTgagtcccctcaagaagattcaattattctggaatagtggatcagtAATATGTTTAGGGCTGTGAAcaggagaaaaaatagaaaataataaaagaatataatatttgaaaaatccaaaaaaattaaccctgccactgaggggggcaagccagcctcaacttggtgccggtcctaagcccgggtaaatggggaggttTGGGGACagaaaaggcatccggccatgaaaaattagccaaaaccaatgtggccaatggagattgtgagattagaattaatgctagggcgttccccgtagGCTACGCGTtggggacctcgcctgatccctccggaaaatcggcaagggctacccagtcatgggcgggctgggttaaagaggcaagctcagaggaaaatatctgaggagaggatgagagaagcaactctgaatgtggggacaatgactggaaaagggcgggagctggttgacctcatggagagaaggaagattggagtggtgtgtatgcaggagaccaggtggaagggaaataaggcaagcgaactaggcgaaggttgtaaattatattcgagtggagcaaatatggaaggaagaaatggtgtaggaataataatatcaaaagatttgaaggaaagtttgattggagtgaaaaggaaaaatgacagaattatgcgTTTAAAGCTGGtattgggagcaacaatagtcaatatggtgtgtgcctatgccccgcaagctagatgtacagaggaggagaaggatacattctgagAGAAGATGGACCAGGATGTATCCTTCTCTTCCTCTGTACATCCAgcttgcggggcataggcacacaccacattgactattgttgttcccaatcccagctttaaactcataattctgtcatttttcctattcactccaatcaaactttccttcaaatctttcgctaatattattcctacaccatttcttccttccatatttgctacactgtaataaaatttacaaccttcgcctagttctcttgccttatttcccttccacctgctcTCCTGCACACAcaccactccaatcttccttctcttcatgaggtcaaccagcttccacccttttccagtcattgtccccacatacagagttgctactctcatcctcccctcagatattttcctctgagcttgcctctttaacccagcccgcccaagactgggtagcccttgccgatttttcagagggatcaggcgaggtcccaacgcgtagcctgcggggaacgccctagcattaattctaatctcacaatctccactggccatattggttttggctaatttttcatggccggatgcctttcctgccgccaaccctccccatttacccgggcttgggaacggcaccaagttgaggctggtttGCTcctctcagtggctgggttaatttttttggatttttcaaattttacatatacatatatatatatatatatatatatatatatatatatatatatatatatatatacagtatatatatatatatattaatcaaaaaaTTAAATATGGAGTCCGACCTTTCAGATCCAaatggaataaactacaagatgGATCCAGCAGAGGGATGAAGTCACACTTATtctggattgcactgttccttgacaaagattcacttgtactgtttctttatcaggtggacagatgcagaagaaacaagtcagacttcttttaggacgctgtgtcccctcaagaagattccattgtactggaATATGGAATCAAGAATATGTTTAGTGCTGTGAGCatagaagaaaatagaaaatttcaaaaaatataaaaaagaaaaatccaaaaacaaaattattataaacaaaaataaaatatggagtccggcccttctagatgcaaaggaaataatctacaaaaaggattcagcagagggaagaagtcgaacttgttttggattgcactgttccttgataaagattcacttgtactgtttctttacccagtggacagatgcagaagaaacaagtctgccttccagatgcaaatggaataatctacaagatagattcagcagagggaagaagtcaaacttgttttggaatgcagtgttccttgataaagattcacttgtactgtttctttatcaggtgaacagatgcagaagaaactagtctgccttccagatgcaaatggaataatctacaagatggagtcAGCAGAGGTAAGAAGTCACACTGTGCCTTTGTGTGTGTCCACCCTACTTGAAGCGCAGGTTTCCACTATATTATTGGTCCTAGGTTTGTCGTTGGCATTTTGAGAGTTTTAAGCATACATACAACGACAACAAAAAATGCGGGGGTTTCTAGTTCCCTGTAGGTCAAAGGACtcgtggtttggccagttttcattactgcgctggctagtgtggattggtgacggtaggagatttttgtctgatcgctcacaacaaaccaccaTATTATGGGTGTCTCTGCCTAGTATAACTttcctgatcatgacgatacacaaacccttacaatATGTTAAGGTATCCTCTTTTAAGAAGGGCATAagggcacacacatatatatatatatatatatatatatatatatatatacatatatatatacatatat
Coding sequences within:
- the LOC137615909 gene encoding dnaJ homolog subfamily C member 7 homolog, producing MIAKFETENKEMKMAQSKNTEQLHKLKSVVCELNAEKEKLVAEKAEVHKAGNKDEHKRKNLLMAALYAQMNNRHKEAVDIFTEALSMETHYEEETALLHVLRAEANSATEKPPNMDIVLDCSMAIEKGLEGWKAYMLRGRHLVKLGIFDAAMKDFETVKMKKSEKLLKIREATKVLQKEWEEKGHYEILGLEQTATKAEIIKSFRDLSMLFHPDGHRDKPEFLQEAFEKYKKVVNAKLILVDGGNRRDYDEELRHEKEYDHWERKGGQWYHQEPPRHQPGQWNQHRQYNQGRPRWEEHRRYHHGPRRDHRQGNDHQYYY